The following nucleotide sequence is from Fibrobacter sp. UWB13.
AGTCCGCACGTCTGCAACGCACATCCTCTTCAACACGGGTTCCATCCAGGTCATCTCGAAGCTTTACGAAGGACCGTATCCGAGCTACCGCTCTGTGATCCCGCAGCAGTTCGAACGTACCGCACAGGCCAACACCACGGAATTCCAGAACAAGATCCGCAGCGTGATTTCCATGGCCAACGCACGCACCCGCAAGATCCGCTTGCAGTTCGACGGCAACATCCTCGAGCTTAGCGCCACAGACCCGGATGTCGGCGGCGATTCTCGCGAAGCACTCGCTATCACGCACAACGGCGAAGGCAGCTTCTGCATTGGCTTCAACGGCCAGTTCCTCGCAGAAATCCTCGGCATGTGCAAGAGCGAAGAAGTCATCATGAAGATGAACAATCCGCTTGGCGCTTGCATCATCGAGCCGGTTGGCGAAAACATGAACTTCTCGTTCCTGTTGATGCCGACGCACCTCACCGACAACTAATCGTAGTTCGGAAAGATTTAAGGGCTCTCGCGAGAGAGCCTTTTTTAGTGGGAATGCCGCGAGAATTAATCGGTAAACGCCGCTAAAGTTAATTAAGAACTGCCGTACGTTTTAGATAAAGTAATTATGTCAAGTCAAATTCGCAAAAGAGTCAATAAGAAAATCACGAAAGCCATTCACGACTTCAACTTGATTGAAGACGGAGACCGCATACTCATCGCCACAAGCGGCGGCAAAGATTCAAGTGTGCTGTTGATGGAGCTCGCTGCTCGACTCGGCAAATTCGGGCCAAAATGCGAACTTGCCGCCATCCACATTCAAAGCGATTTTGCAGACAAAGCTCCCCGCGAATTTTTACAGCGCATGGCAGAAGAATACCCGCAAGTGCCATTTTACTTTAAGGATGTCGCCGTAGAAGCACGCCTCAAGGAAGGTCGCAAGCTGAACTGTTACTGGTGCAGCACGCAGCGCCGCACAGAGCTTATCAAATTCGCAAGCGAAAACAACTTCAACAAGATTGCGCTCGGTCACCACATGGATGACATCGTCGAAACGCTTTTGATGAACATGCTGTACAAGGGCGAATTCAGCGGAATGCCGCCAATGGTGCCGTACGAAAAGTACCCGTGCAGCATCATACGCCCGCTCTGCTACTGCGAAGAAAGCGAAATCATCGCCTACGCCGAAGACGCAGACATTCGCAAGTTCACCTGCACCTGCGAATTCTCAAAAGCAAGCCACCGCAAGACCATCCGCGAAGAAATCAAGAGCTTGACGAAAGGAAGCTCCACTCTAAAAGCTAATTTATTCGAAAGCATGCGAAATATTAGGATGGATTATTTGCTGTGAAAAGATTCCTCTTCATAAGCGTTTTCTTTGCAAGCCTCGTATTTTGCCTATGCAGTTGCAGCTGGCAAAAAGCACAAGTCACGGAAGGCATATTCGACGTGTACGCCCCAGCACCTTTTACAGGAGCTGCATTCTCCATGGACGAGAAGTCTAGCGTTATGCGCGGCAGCTTGCAAATTCGAAAATACGACAAAGAAACATGGCAACTCGAAGGCATTGAAAACGACCCCATCCATAGCGACAATCATGGGAAAAGTTTAAACAAGAGCGACGCCAATATCGCCTACAGATTCAAGAGATTCCCCGTCACAGGATCATTCGATTATTTCAGCAAGAACAGAATATCATTGTGGGGAGCAGGAATTGGACTAGACCCCTACCCCTTTATCCGCGGAGCCGTTGGAATAAATTCGCGACACATTGAAGCAGGCATAACCGCTTATTTAAACATGAGCGTGAACACGTCCACAAATAAAATAAGTTGGATATCGCACGACTACGAAGGCATGATGTCCGGTTATGAAGACCATGAAGGGACCAAGGAAGGCAAATATCAAGAAGTCAAATTCAATGGCGGGATTGGTGGATTTATAAACTTCTTCCCCATAAAATCAATTGCGATTTCTTACGCACCATTCCTTTACAGGCCTTGGTGGGACGATGAAGTACGCGACTACGAAGTATCTTTTCGGTTCCCCTGCATTATTTCGCAATATTTCGGGGCGTCCATTCTTATTGCAAAACACGTACAAGTTTCCGCAGGGACAACACTCTATTTGAGCACAGCCGTCAAAGGAAGCTATTGGTTCTTTGATTCGGGAGTCGGTTTCGTATTCTGACGGCAAGGGTATTGGCGATACCATTTTTTCACTAAAGGTTTGCCCCTAAATTCTTGGCAAGCATGAATATTCCTTTGTATAAAAACATGCTCCGAAATAAAATTAGTGGGAACACCAACCAACAACCATCCAGCAAACATCCCAGCTAAAGCAGAAGCAGCACTTTCACCAGCAATAGCACCCGCAACTCCAAAAGCTCCTGTTACTATCCCCATCCTTTTAAATGCCGACAGAAATGGACTAGGATACGGAAGCGAGTCTACATCGCACGGAATAAATTCTTCAGTGCGATAAACACTAGTCGAGCCGTAAATTTGCGATGCCCAAACCAGATCACTAGATTCCTCATAACATAAATAAGTCGCTTCCACCATAAGCGTATCGGTTTCGCCACGCAACTGCCTTAAAAAACGGAATTTTTCGGAATCCATGTAATACATGACGGCTCCATTCACGTGCACCACGGAATCTTTGTTGACATAAGCCCAATCTGTTCCGCTAATCGATGCTTTGGTTGTCGGTTTTGTATTCTCCAAAGATTTCGAACTCAATTCAATTTTTTTATACGGGTCTCTTATAATTTTTTCGGTGTTGGCTTTTGCCACATTCTCTTCTACAATCCACGCGGGAAGCGGTGCCAAAACCACATTCAACGGGAACGGGGCCAACAGAAGCGGAATAAACCCTGCAATTATACTCCCCACAATCCCAGCATTCGTATTCCGTTGATAATCATCCGTTACTGTAATTGCAGTATCCAAAACTATATTGCCATAAACATTCATAGTCAGATGATGAGTGCCAACAGGGAGCTTGACATCTATCGGCGTGTTGCCAACAAATTCATCATCTATAAAAACAGCCGCAACCCCAGAACTATTTGTAATGAAAAAACGACCAAGCACGTCATCACGATTCTTTTTTACCACCTTCTGATTAACGGCACAGCCGCATAAGAAAAGAGAAAAAAGGAACATGACGATAAATTTATGCATAACCTAATAATAGCAATTATATTATCGATGATAAAATTAGGATAATATAAGTTCTACCGGACGCACCGCACCGAGCGATAATCCTCTTTTGCAAACGCATTTATACTCGCCGCATCACTGCTGAACGACAAGAACAAATAAAACGCGTTCGACTCGCTGTTTTCAGGATCTTCGGTCGCGCTCCAAAAATACGCGTAACCACCGATGCCATCGAACTTGCCGCCGGAAATTGTGCCGTCATCCGATTTCGAGATTGCGACGCGATAGCCCGCTGGGAGAGCGTTGAATCCGAATTCGTCGGTGCCGTTTCCTTTCTTGAACCAACCGTCCTTTGCTTTTAAAGCCGCGCCTGCGAGAGGTCGCGCATCATCCCCAGACGCCGCAGAAATGAGCTCCGCAAAGTCCGCACTCGTCGGGAGTCGCCAACCCTCAGGGCAAACTGTTTTCGCCTCCGCCCACGTATAAAGGCGTCCCATTCGTTTGCAATTGCGAGAATCGCCATCCGGACAGGCACTTGTTTCTGTTTCGTAATTCAGATTCTCCACCATCCACGTGAGATCGCCAATCTTCACAACATTATAACTCCGCCCGTCACGCGAATCCGTGAAAGATTCGGAACAAGCGGTGAGGAGGAAAGCGAAAGCGGCAATAGCGAAAAAGATACGTGAGTGCATAGTTTTTTTTTCCCAACAAAGGCTTTTCACCCCTTTTTCTTTTTCACCTTTTTCTCAATGCTTTTAATAGTCTCAAGATAAGCCTTTTCCACTGGGCTCAGCGTCAAAACCTGATATTTCCGATATTCATCAAGAGCCTTGTCAACAGCCTGCTTGTGGCTGACACTTCCGGCATTTTCAAGGAGTTTTTCTCCTGTCGAAGAAAGCACCTTATCTAGATGCTCCACATAATCACTCATGTGCATCTGATTATGGCGAATTGCCTGGACTTCCGCAAAATCAAAATAACCCGAAACCAAATTATTCAGCACTTTGAGCTCTTTCTCGTCCAAATAATTCTTAGCAACCACTACATCTTTTCTTGTCGGCATGCTCCCACTAAATGTGGTCAAACCCATAAACGGTTTTTCAGCATCCGCACGTTCAAAAATAACTTCGGCAGCGGTATGACCATGCGCAGCATAATGTAACTTATTCTGCACCATCTTGAAAAAAGCGATGGATTCTTTGCTTTTAGGGTCATAATCAACGCTAGTCGCATACAAATCGAGAACTTGCCGATACAAAGCCTTTTCGCTAGAGCGGATATCGCGAATTCTATCCAAAAGTTCATACCAATAATTTCCGCCACCCGCTTCCTTGAGCCTCTGGTCATTCAGCAAGAAACCTTTTTTCAAATATTCCTTAAGCAGCTCGGTCGCCCAGCGACGAAAACGGGTCGCCAAAATCGACTTTACGCGATAACCGAGAGAAATAATCATGTCAAGATTGTAAAAGACCTGTTCTCTGCCAACTTCACGAGATCCCTCAATTTGAACTGTTCGGAATTTCCGAACAGTTGCCCCTTCGTCAAGTTCACCTTCTTCGAAAATATGCTTGATGTGTTCGCTGATATTCGCCTTGCTCGACTGGTACAAATCTACAAGCTGCGCCTGCGTAAGCCACACGGTTTCATCTTCAAACCGGACATCAATCTTTGTCTGCCCGTCATCAGTTTGGTAAATGACAATTTCACCTGTTTTGTTCTCTGACATCTATAAATCCTCTTACGCTACGATAAATATATTGAATTCAGTAGACAGCGTCTGCTGAATTACATTTTCAATTCAACTTTTTTGAGCCTTATAATAGTTATTTAAGTAAGCTGAAACCATAGAAACAATCCACATCTTCAATCATTCTAAATTTTCAACTCTTTCATATCAAAAACAAATCCTTCACAGAAAAGTATTCCATCATAAAACGCAATAAAGCATTCATGCGGGATGTCTGTCTTGTACGACCATAGGATAGGTTCCCAATCATCGGTAATCGCATCTTGGTCACACCACCGGGCTGAAATGTTATTCATCTTGCCCACACCACGCAACAAATGCCTCTTTCCCTTTTCACATTCTAAATGGTCATCAGAATGACCATAAACAATCACCAAGCCATTTCTTTTGGCACACTCCGTTTCAGCTTTAGTCTGACCCTCAGAAAAATCACGCTGATTTAAAATTTTAGCAAACTGTTTTGCAGAGAACGCCTGCGTTTTCAAAGACAAAACAAAATCCACATTTCGCTTATCCTTTTCACCAAAGAAAGCAAGTGCCTTTTCTACAATAATCTTCGCATCATCACAAACGCTTGCAACACCTTCGGCAAAAAGATGTATTTCGTTCATTTTTTCATTAACCATTTGCACAACCTCCTTTTTTGCTGATATTAAAATACGCTCATTGTAATGCACTCGCAAGAGGTCGCGTTGTTGCCACTATTGGGTAATTGAAACCATGATGTTGTGTTATGTCCCCATTCTTTTCTGAAGTGGTCAAATTTGACCACTTTAATTTTCTCAGTTATTGAATTCCATCGTCTTTTTTTATTTCCCAATAGCCATTCTTATCGCTACCAACACGCTTTAAAACTCCTAATTTTTGAAGTTTTGAAGTGTTTTCAGCAATTGAAGCTCGATGCAGTCCTAACAATTCAGAAAGTTCCGTAAGCGTAACCTTGGGATTTTCAGCAATTTTCGCTAAAATACCAATTTGATTCTTTGTCAATTTTACAGTCGGGTTTACAGTCGCCCTTACAGTCGCCTTTACAGTCGGGTTTTCTGTAGCCTTGTCCTCATTCAGCTCAAAAGGCGTAACATTAATCCTGTTAAAGGGAATCGTCACTACAATGAAATTTTTCTCTATACGAATGGATTCTCGGCCATACGCACCGACGATTTTCGGCACACCACGCCCCGAACGTTCGCTCAGCCGAAGTTGCAAAAATAAAGATGCAAGAACTTCATTGACAGGAATACTCACCCCTTTGTAAAAACCTTCCATATCCTGCTCAAGACCAAGACCGCCATGTGAAAGAATCTCTATTCGATCCGTAAAGACACTTATCATTGGAGCATTCAAGCCCAGCCATTTGTTGTGAATAAAAGCGTTCAGAATAGCTTCGTGGAAAGCCTCATAATCAAAAAGCGGGACATCCTTCCGCTCGGAAATGCGGCCGCGTTCATCCGCTTGAATGATATTGATTGCATCGCCGTATTCCAAAATTTTGTCCATCGCATACAGAATGCAGGAGTTACCATATTCCTTAACCGAGAACAATGCGTCCGCTTTGCTTAAACCGCTAAAAACAGAAACGCGAATTGGAATATCGTTAGCATCCGAAAGCAGCAATGCCATAATGTTATAGCGACCATCAGCAGTCAAAAGCTTGAGCGACTTCTTGAACGTATCCCTTCGGAGTTCAATTCCTTTCGCCCCGTAATACATGAACAACTTTTCAAAAGTCAGCTCCTGTGCATAATCCGGAGCCGCCGTATTGACAATAGTCGGAATGCCATTAGAAAGAACATTCAAAAGACGAATCTCCCATTCAGGAAACTTTGACAGTTTCTCTTTGCTGGAGCCAATCCGAATAAAAGCCTGGGACGAAAATTTCGTCGGAACAGATTTTGCCGACGGAACAGTCAACAAAACAAGACGCTTACCATCAACCTGCACATCCTCGACTTCAAACGTGACACTCGGTTTTAGATTGCGAGCAAGATAGTGCTTATAGGGTTCGTGATCAATGTCGTTGTCGAAATTTACGGTTGTACCGGTGATTTCATGCGAGGTATCATCCACACCCCAAACGACATAACCGTATTCACGCCCGCACAGAGCCGCCCCATTGGAGATTGCAGAAATATACTCCCCAATTTCTTCTTTCGAGAACCAGATGCCCTTAATATCCAACCATTCATATTCATGGGGAAGAGAGAGCAAATTCCTGATAAGGTCTTCGGATTTTGCCATAAAGCCTCCATATGGCCGCAAATAGCGACCGGTTAATGTTAGAGGCGTTCTTGCGAAATCAAAAAGTTGATAAAAGCAAAAACGCACCTCGCCTTTGTACAGCGAGATGCGTCGGCTTTTAATGTACCTAATATCAAAAAAACTGGCAAGGGGAGCAGAAAAATTTTACAAACTATCGGGCAAGTTCTAAAAGCATTTGATTAAAGGCTTCTAAATTCAGTAAGGAGTAATTATCCATACATGAGATATCAAGCCTATTTGGAATATGATATTCTTCCAAAATGGATTTGATATTTTGGACCTTCATTCTAATCGAGCCCCTTTCTATATTTGGAAGTTTCGCATGCAAATAATCAATGAATTGATTCGTTGGTTTAGGTTCATTTTCGCTTGGCTTGACATATTCAAGCAAGACTTCTTTACAGCAAAGCTGTTCTTCTGACAGTGTCCAAGAATGTTTTGACATATTTTCCTCTTTTAGTTCAAATTTGGCAACGACGGGTCACATCTTTTGGCATTCGCATGAGCTAGCACACGACCAACTGCGGTAACTGCTACTGCATAAGGAATAGAATTCCACCACACCCTCACTTTTTTGATGGCATCA
It contains:
- a CDS encoding tRNA 2-thiocytidine biosynthesis TtcA family protein, which translates into the protein MSSQIRKRVNKKITKAIHDFNLIEDGDRILIATSGGKDSSVLLMELAARLGKFGPKCELAAIHIQSDFADKAPREFLQRMAEEYPQVPFYFKDVAVEARLKEGRKLNCYWCSTQRRTELIKFASENNFNKIALGHHMDDIVETLLMNMLYKGEFSGMPPMVPYEKYPCSIIRPLCYCEESEIIAYAEDADIRKFTCTCEFSKASHRKTIREEIKSLTKGSSTLKANLFESMRNIRMDYLL
- a CDS encoding PEGA domain-containing protein, with amino-acid sequence MHKFIVMFLFSLFLCGCAVNQKVVKKNRDDVLGRFFITNSSGVAAVFIDDEFVGNTPIDVKLPVGTHHLTMNVYGNIVLDTAITVTDDYQRNTNAGIVGSIIAGFIPLLLAPFPLNVVLAPLPAWIVEENVAKANTEKIIRDPYKKIELSSKSLENTKPTTKASISGTDWAYVNKDSVVHVNGAVMYYMDSEKFRFLRQLRGETDTLMVEATYLCYEESSDLVWASQIYGSTSVYRTEEFIPCDVDSLPYPSPFLSAFKRMGIVTGAFGVAGAIAGESAASALAGMFAGWLLVGVPTNFISEHVFIQRNIHACQEFRGKPLVKKWYRQYPCRQNTKPTPESKNQ
- a CDS encoding fibrobacter succinogenes major paralogous domain-containing protein, whose amino-acid sequence is MHSRIFFAIAAFAFLLTACSESFTDSRDGRSYNVVKIGDLTWMVENLNYETETSACPDGDSRNCKRMGRLYTWAEAKTVCPEGWRLPTSADFAELISAASGDDARPLAGAALKAKDGWFKKGNGTDEFGFNALPAGYRVAISKSDDGTISGGKFDGIGGYAYFWSATEDPENSESNAFYLFLSFSSDAASINAFAKEDYRSVRCVR
- a CDS encoding virulence RhuM family protein, producing MSENKTGEIVIYQTDDGQTKIDVRFEDETVWLTQAQLVDLYQSSKANISEHIKHIFEEGELDEGATVRKFRTVQIEGSREVGREQVFYNLDMIISLGYRVKSILATRFRRWATELLKEYLKKGFLLNDQRLKEAGGGNYWYELLDRIRDIRSSEKALYRQVLDLYATSVDYDPKSKESIAFFKMVQNKLHYAAHGHTAAEVIFERADAEKPFMGLTTFSGSMPTRKDVVVAKNYLDEKELKVLNNLVSGYFDFAEVQAIRHNQMHMSDYVEHLDKVLSSTGEKLLENAGSVSHKQAVDKALDEYRKYQVLTLSPVEKAYLETIKSIEKKVKKKKG
- a CDS encoding RNA-binding domain-containing protein translates to MAKSEDLIRNLLSLPHEYEWLDIKGIWFSKEEIGEYISAISNGAALCGREYGYVVWGVDDTSHEITGTTVNFDNDIDHEPYKHYLARNLKPSVTFEVEDVQVDGKRLVLLTVPSAKSVPTKFSSQAFIRIGSSKEKLSKFPEWEIRLLNVLSNGIPTIVNTAAPDYAQELTFEKLFMYYGAKGIELRRDTFKKSLKLLTADGRYNIMALLLSDANDIPIRVSVFSGLSKADALFSVKEYGNSCILYAMDKILEYGDAINIIQADERGRISERKDVPLFDYEAFHEAILNAFIHNKWLGLNAPMISVFTDRIEILSHGGLGLEQDMEGFYKGVSIPVNEVLASLFLQLRLSERSGRGVPKIVGAYGRESIRIEKNFIVVTIPFNRINVTPFELNEDKATENPTVKATVRATVNPTVKLTKNQIGILAKIAENPKVTLTELSELLGLHRASIAENTSKLQKLGVLKRVGSDKNGYWEIKKDDGIQ